From a single Ciconia boyciana chromosome 4, ASM3463844v1, whole genome shotgun sequence genomic region:
- the POLK gene encoding DNA polymerase kappa isoform X3: protein MDNMKKVGNSSCNDGVLLRMGLNDNKAGMQGLDKEKINKIIMEATKGSRFYENELKKDEQVNQRIEKMMQLKEKITTQQLLKAQLQVDKLVIELEQSRNLSSTIVHIDMDAFYAAVEMRDNPELKEKPIAVGSMSMLVREILTEYDPNFMPMGLDEAYLNITEHLEERLNWPEDKRRFFFNTEGNTEKDKGDVNMSAKFNEDGYSSSPVLFEDSTAPMDDHPEQRDQSVENLVVFGTSAEEAVKEIRFRIEQKTQLTASAGIAPNTMLAKMCSDRNKPNGQCRIAPERQAVLDFLKDLPIRKVPGIGKVTEKMLKALGIVTCSELYQQRALLSLLFSEASWRNFLDISLGLGSTHLEKDGERKSMSTERTFSEINTAEDQYSLCRELCRDLAQELQKEGLKGKTVTLKLKNVNFEVKTRASTVLSSVSTEEEIFAVAKDLLGTEIDSVAPHPLRIRLMGVRVSGFLSEEEKKYQQKSITSFLKSGKEIGFPRLQPGKSNQEYFTKNSEASPRGSFFDKKRAARQLKSDSLSPNETVGKQLFHDGKTSANFVEDTKKVTDLQNSNVCKIFTCPVCFEQQSSNSLEELNRHIDECLNGTLVKDTVEISKNDSSREKTLNCLPQFENENVHEFQKNKTDQLARTDQSASTSDNFTSNSTETFTQIISDKRDREKQPSNLSDIARNVCMKQCLFPKRISQDNEDQLEKTEHTEETSSSCFFEAKEDSVLVCPVCNSEQKTTSLVSFNRHMDVCLNKGLIRELTEKKDFPTKAYNMENSNRVGGLSRGQQCTNPSQGTKRSGLTTSQSVSKKAKLSNSKHTIEMFFK from the exons ATGGACAACATGAAAAAAGTTGGTAACAGCTCTTGCAATGATGGAGTTCTGCTTAGAATGGGCCTCAATGATAACAAAGCTGGAATGCAAGGTTTGGATAAAGAGAAAATCAATAAAATCATCATGGAAGCTACCAAG GGTTCTAGATTTTACGAAAATGAACTTAAGAAAGATGAACAAGTTAACCAACGAATTGAAAAAATGATGCagctaaaagagaaaattacaaCACAACAGCTCTTGAAAGCACAGCTGCAG GTGGACAAACTTGTGATAGAACTGGAACAGAGCCGCAACCTTAGCAGTACGATTGTACACATTGACATGGATGCCTTCTATGCAGCCGTGGAAATGAGAGACAATccagagctgaaggaaaagccTATAGCAGTGGGATCAATGAGTATGTTG GTTAGAGAAATACTGACTGAATATGATCCCAATTTTATGCCTATGGGCCTAGATGAAGCCTACCTGAACATAACAGAGCACTTGGAGGAAAGACTGAACTGGCCTGAAGATAAGAGAAGATTCTTTTTTAACACAGAAGGCAATACAGAAAAAG ATAAAGGTGATGTAAATATGTCTGCCAAATTTAATGAAGATGGATACTCCTCTTCACCAGTACTGTTTGAAGACAGCACAGCTCCGATGGATGACCACCCTGAACAAAGAGATCAATCAGTGGAAAATTTGGTTGTCTTTGGAACTTCTGCAGAGGAAGCTGTGAAAGAAATTCGCTTTAGAATTGAGCAGAAAACTCAACTGACTGCTAGTGCAG gaataGCGCCGAATACAATGTTAGCAAAAATGTGCAGTGATCGTAATAAACCTAATGGGCAATGCAGAATTGCTCCTGAGAGACAAGCAGTGCTAGACTTCCTAAAAGATTTGCCCATTAGAAAG GTGCCAGGTATAGGAAAAGTAACAGAGAAGATGTTAAAAGCTCTTGGAATTGTGACTTGCTCAGAACTCTACCAGCAGAGGgcactgctttctcttcttttttcagaagcatcttGGCGTAATTTCTTGGATATTTCCCTTGGTTTGGGTTCAACACATTTGGAAAA ggatggagaaagaaaaagtatgagCACTGAAAG AACATTCAGTGaaataaacacagcagaagaCCAGTACAGCTTGTGTCGAGAACTCTGCAGAGACCTTGCTCAAGAGCTACAGAAAGAGGGACTTAAG ggTAAAACTGTTACCTTGAAGCTAAAGAATGTGAACTTTGAAGTAAAAACAAGAGCTTCAACTGTGCTGTCTTCCGTTTCTACTGAGGAGGAAATATTTGCTGTTGCTAAAGACTTGTTAGGAACAGAAATTGATAGTGTTGCTCCTCACCCTTTACGGATAAGACTTATgg GTGTACGAGTATCAGGATTTCTAagtgaagaagagaagaagtACCAACAAAAAAGCATTACAAGTTTCttaaaatcaggaaaagaaattggTTTTCCTAGGCTTCAGCCAGGGAAGTCCAACCAagaatatttcacaaaaaactCAGAAGCATCTCCCAGAGGGAGTTTTTTTGATAAAAAGCGAGCTGCAAGGCAACTAAAGAGTGACAGTCTTTCTCCAAATGAAACTGTAGGTAAGCAGCTCTTTCATGATGGGAAAACATCAGCAAATTTTGTGGAAGACACAAAGAAAGTCACAGACTTACAGAATTCTAATGTGTGTAAGATCTTCACCTGCCCTGTGTGCTTtgagcagcaaagcagcaataGTTTGGAAGAGCTTAATAGGCATATTGATGAGTGCCTCAATGGGACTCTTGTTAAAGATACGGTGGAAATATCCAAGAATGACAGTTCCAGAGAAAAGACACTTAACTGTCTTCCacaatttgaaaatgaaaatgttcatgaatttcaaaaaaataaaacagatcaATTAGCAAGAACAGACCAGTCTGCAAGTACATCTGACAACTTTACTagcaacagcacagaaacattcACTCAGATAATATCTGATAAACgtgacagagaaaaacagcctAGCAATCTCAGTGATATTGCTAGAAATGTGTGTATGAAACAGTGTCTCTTCCCCAAAAGAATTTCACAAGACAATGAAGACCAGCTTGAAAAGACTGAACATACAGAAGAAACTAGTTCATCCTGTTTCTTTGAAGCCAAAGAAGACAGTGTTCTTGTTTGTCCAGTTTGtaattcagaacagaaaaccaCCAGTCTTGTGTCATTTAACAGACATATGGATGTCTGCTTAAATAAAGGCCTTATCCGGgagctgacagaaaaaaaagattttcctaCTAAGGCTTATAATATGGAAAACTCAAACAGAGTTG GAGGTTTAAGCAGAGGACAGCAATGCACAAATCCATCCCAAGGAACAAAAAG GTCTGGACTAACAACTTCACAGTCAGTATCAAAAAAGGCCAAGTTGAGCAATTCCAAACATAcaattgaaatgttttttaaatga
- the POLK gene encoding DNA polymerase kappa isoform X4 yields MMQLKEKITTQQLLKAQLQVDKLVIELEQSRNLSSTIVHIDMDAFYAAVEMRDNPELKEKPIAVGSMSMLSTSNYHARRFGVRAAMPGFIAKKLCPHLTIVPLNFEKYGKVSKEVREILTEYDPNFMPMGLDEAYLNITEHLEERLNWPEDKRRFFFNTEGNTEKDKGDVNMSAKFNEDGYSSSPVLFEDSTAPMDDHPEQRDQSVENLVVFGTSAEEAVKEIRFRIEQKTQLTASAGIAPNTMLAKMCSDRNKPNGQCRIAPERQAVLDFLKDLPIRKVPGIGKVTEKMLKALGIVTCSELYQQRALLSLLFSEASWRNFLDISLGLGSTHLEKDGERKSMSTERTFSEINTAEDQYSLCRELCRDLAQELQKEGLKGKTVTLKLKNVNFEVKTRASTVLSSVSTEEEIFAVAKDLLGTEIDSVAPHPLRIRLMGVRVSGFLSEEEKKYQQKSITSFLKSGKEIGFPRLQPGKSNQEYFTKNSEASPRGSFFDKKRAARQLKSDSLSPNETVGKQLFHDGKTSANFVEDTKKVTDLQNSNVCKIFTCPVCFEQQSSNSLEELNRHIDECLNGTLVKDTVEISKNDSSREKTLNCLPQFENENVHEFQKNKTDQLARTDQSASTSDNFTSNSTETFTQIISDKRDREKQPSNLSDIARNVCMKQCLFPKRISQDNEDQLEKTEHTEETSSSCFFEAKEDSVLVCPVCNSEQKTTSLVSFNRHMDVCLNKGLIRELTEKKDFPTKAYNMENSNRVGGLSRGQQCTNPSQGTKRSGLTTSQSVSKKAKLSNSKHTIEMFFK; encoded by the exons ATGATGCagctaaaagagaaaattacaaCACAACAGCTCTTGAAAGCACAGCTGCAG GTGGACAAACTTGTGATAGAACTGGAACAGAGCCGCAACCTTAGCAGTACGATTGTACACATTGACATGGATGCCTTCTATGCAGCCGTGGAAATGAGAGACAATccagagctgaaggaaaagccTATAGCAGTGGGATCAATGAGTATGTTG TCCACCTCAAATTACCACGCTAGGAGATTTGGTGTACGTGCAGCCATGCCTGGATTTATTGCTAAAAAGCTATGTCCACATCTAACTATAGTACcattaaactttgaaaaatatggCAAAGTCAGTAAAGAG GTTAGAGAAATACTGACTGAATATGATCCCAATTTTATGCCTATGGGCCTAGATGAAGCCTACCTGAACATAACAGAGCACTTGGAGGAAAGACTGAACTGGCCTGAAGATAAGAGAAGATTCTTTTTTAACACAGAAGGCAATACAGAAAAAG ATAAAGGTGATGTAAATATGTCTGCCAAATTTAATGAAGATGGATACTCCTCTTCACCAGTACTGTTTGAAGACAGCACAGCTCCGATGGATGACCACCCTGAACAAAGAGATCAATCAGTGGAAAATTTGGTTGTCTTTGGAACTTCTGCAGAGGAAGCTGTGAAAGAAATTCGCTTTAGAATTGAGCAGAAAACTCAACTGACTGCTAGTGCAG gaataGCGCCGAATACAATGTTAGCAAAAATGTGCAGTGATCGTAATAAACCTAATGGGCAATGCAGAATTGCTCCTGAGAGACAAGCAGTGCTAGACTTCCTAAAAGATTTGCCCATTAGAAAG GTGCCAGGTATAGGAAAAGTAACAGAGAAGATGTTAAAAGCTCTTGGAATTGTGACTTGCTCAGAACTCTACCAGCAGAGGgcactgctttctcttcttttttcagaagcatcttGGCGTAATTTCTTGGATATTTCCCTTGGTTTGGGTTCAACACATTTGGAAAA ggatggagaaagaaaaagtatgagCACTGAAAG AACATTCAGTGaaataaacacagcagaagaCCAGTACAGCTTGTGTCGAGAACTCTGCAGAGACCTTGCTCAAGAGCTACAGAAAGAGGGACTTAAG ggTAAAACTGTTACCTTGAAGCTAAAGAATGTGAACTTTGAAGTAAAAACAAGAGCTTCAACTGTGCTGTCTTCCGTTTCTACTGAGGAGGAAATATTTGCTGTTGCTAAAGACTTGTTAGGAACAGAAATTGATAGTGTTGCTCCTCACCCTTTACGGATAAGACTTATgg GTGTACGAGTATCAGGATTTCTAagtgaagaagagaagaagtACCAACAAAAAAGCATTACAAGTTTCttaaaatcaggaaaagaaattggTTTTCCTAGGCTTCAGCCAGGGAAGTCCAACCAagaatatttcacaaaaaactCAGAAGCATCTCCCAGAGGGAGTTTTTTTGATAAAAAGCGAGCTGCAAGGCAACTAAAGAGTGACAGTCTTTCTCCAAATGAAACTGTAGGTAAGCAGCTCTTTCATGATGGGAAAACATCAGCAAATTTTGTGGAAGACACAAAGAAAGTCACAGACTTACAGAATTCTAATGTGTGTAAGATCTTCACCTGCCCTGTGTGCTTtgagcagcaaagcagcaataGTTTGGAAGAGCTTAATAGGCATATTGATGAGTGCCTCAATGGGACTCTTGTTAAAGATACGGTGGAAATATCCAAGAATGACAGTTCCAGAGAAAAGACACTTAACTGTCTTCCacaatttgaaaatgaaaatgttcatgaatttcaaaaaaataaaacagatcaATTAGCAAGAACAGACCAGTCTGCAAGTACATCTGACAACTTTACTagcaacagcacagaaacattcACTCAGATAATATCTGATAAACgtgacagagaaaaacagcctAGCAATCTCAGTGATATTGCTAGAAATGTGTGTATGAAACAGTGTCTCTTCCCCAAAAGAATTTCACAAGACAATGAAGACCAGCTTGAAAAGACTGAACATACAGAAGAAACTAGTTCATCCTGTTTCTTTGAAGCCAAAGAAGACAGTGTTCTTGTTTGTCCAGTTTGtaattcagaacagaaaaccaCCAGTCTTGTGTCATTTAACAGACATATGGATGTCTGCTTAAATAAAGGCCTTATCCGGgagctgacagaaaaaaaagattttcctaCTAAGGCTTATAATATGGAAAACTCAAACAGAGTTG GAGGTTTAAGCAGAGGACAGCAATGCACAAATCCATCCCAAGGAACAAAAAG GTCTGGACTAACAACTTCACAGTCAGTATCAAAAAAGGCCAAGTTGAGCAATTCCAAACATAcaattgaaatgttttttaaatga
- the POLK gene encoding DNA polymerase kappa isoform X1: MDNMKKVGNSSCNDGVLLRMGLNDNKAGMQGLDKEKINKIIMEATKGSRFYENELKKDEQVNQRIEKMMQLKEKITTQQLLKAQLQVDKLVIELEQSRNLSSTIVHIDMDAFYAAVEMRDNPELKEKPIAVGSMSMLSTSNYHARRFGVRAAMPGFIAKKLCPHLTIVPLNFEKYGKVSKEVREILTEYDPNFMPMGLDEAYLNITEHLEERLNWPEDKRRFFFNTEGNTEKDKGDVNMSAKFNEDGYSSSPVLFEDSTAPMDDHPEQRDQSVENLVVFGTSAEEAVKEIRFRIEQKTQLTASAGIAPNTMLAKMCSDRNKPNGQCRIAPERQAVLDFLKDLPIRKVPGIGKVTEKMLKALGIVTCSELYQQRALLSLLFSEASWRNFLDISLGLGSTHLEKDGERKSMSTERTFSEINTAEDQYSLCRELCRDLAQELQKEGLKGKTVTLKLKNVNFEVKTRASTVLSSVSTEEEIFAVAKDLLGTEIDSVAPHPLRIRLMGVRVSGFLSEEEKKYQQKSITSFLKSGKEIGFPRLQPGKSNQEYFTKNSEASPRGSFFDKKRAARQLKSDSLSPNETVGKQLFHDGKTSANFVEDTKKVTDLQNSNVCKIFTCPVCFEQQSSNSLEELNRHIDECLNGTLVKDTVEISKNDSSREKTLNCLPQFENENVHEFQKNKTDQLARTDQSASTSDNFTSNSTETFTQIISDKRDREKQPSNLSDIARNVCMKQCLFPKRISQDNEDQLEKTEHTEETSSSCFFEAKEDSVLVCPVCNSEQKTTSLVSFNRHMDVCLNKGLIRELTEKKDFPTKAYNMENSNRVGGLSRGQQCTNPSQGTKRSGLTTSQSVSKKAKLSNSKHTIEMFFK; encoded by the exons ATGGACAACATGAAAAAAGTTGGTAACAGCTCTTGCAATGATGGAGTTCTGCTTAGAATGGGCCTCAATGATAACAAAGCTGGAATGCAAGGTTTGGATAAAGAGAAAATCAATAAAATCATCATGGAAGCTACCAAG GGTTCTAGATTTTACGAAAATGAACTTAAGAAAGATGAACAAGTTAACCAACGAATTGAAAAAATGATGCagctaaaagagaaaattacaaCACAACAGCTCTTGAAAGCACAGCTGCAG GTGGACAAACTTGTGATAGAACTGGAACAGAGCCGCAACCTTAGCAGTACGATTGTACACATTGACATGGATGCCTTCTATGCAGCCGTGGAAATGAGAGACAATccagagctgaaggaaaagccTATAGCAGTGGGATCAATGAGTATGTTG TCCACCTCAAATTACCACGCTAGGAGATTTGGTGTACGTGCAGCCATGCCTGGATTTATTGCTAAAAAGCTATGTCCACATCTAACTATAGTACcattaaactttgaaaaatatggCAAAGTCAGTAAAGAG GTTAGAGAAATACTGACTGAATATGATCCCAATTTTATGCCTATGGGCCTAGATGAAGCCTACCTGAACATAACAGAGCACTTGGAGGAAAGACTGAACTGGCCTGAAGATAAGAGAAGATTCTTTTTTAACACAGAAGGCAATACAGAAAAAG ATAAAGGTGATGTAAATATGTCTGCCAAATTTAATGAAGATGGATACTCCTCTTCACCAGTACTGTTTGAAGACAGCACAGCTCCGATGGATGACCACCCTGAACAAAGAGATCAATCAGTGGAAAATTTGGTTGTCTTTGGAACTTCTGCAGAGGAAGCTGTGAAAGAAATTCGCTTTAGAATTGAGCAGAAAACTCAACTGACTGCTAGTGCAG gaataGCGCCGAATACAATGTTAGCAAAAATGTGCAGTGATCGTAATAAACCTAATGGGCAATGCAGAATTGCTCCTGAGAGACAAGCAGTGCTAGACTTCCTAAAAGATTTGCCCATTAGAAAG GTGCCAGGTATAGGAAAAGTAACAGAGAAGATGTTAAAAGCTCTTGGAATTGTGACTTGCTCAGAACTCTACCAGCAGAGGgcactgctttctcttcttttttcagaagcatcttGGCGTAATTTCTTGGATATTTCCCTTGGTTTGGGTTCAACACATTTGGAAAA ggatggagaaagaaaaagtatgagCACTGAAAG AACATTCAGTGaaataaacacagcagaagaCCAGTACAGCTTGTGTCGAGAACTCTGCAGAGACCTTGCTCAAGAGCTACAGAAAGAGGGACTTAAG ggTAAAACTGTTACCTTGAAGCTAAAGAATGTGAACTTTGAAGTAAAAACAAGAGCTTCAACTGTGCTGTCTTCCGTTTCTACTGAGGAGGAAATATTTGCTGTTGCTAAAGACTTGTTAGGAACAGAAATTGATAGTGTTGCTCCTCACCCTTTACGGATAAGACTTATgg GTGTACGAGTATCAGGATTTCTAagtgaagaagagaagaagtACCAACAAAAAAGCATTACAAGTTTCttaaaatcaggaaaagaaattggTTTTCCTAGGCTTCAGCCAGGGAAGTCCAACCAagaatatttcacaaaaaactCAGAAGCATCTCCCAGAGGGAGTTTTTTTGATAAAAAGCGAGCTGCAAGGCAACTAAAGAGTGACAGTCTTTCTCCAAATGAAACTGTAGGTAAGCAGCTCTTTCATGATGGGAAAACATCAGCAAATTTTGTGGAAGACACAAAGAAAGTCACAGACTTACAGAATTCTAATGTGTGTAAGATCTTCACCTGCCCTGTGTGCTTtgagcagcaaagcagcaataGTTTGGAAGAGCTTAATAGGCATATTGATGAGTGCCTCAATGGGACTCTTGTTAAAGATACGGTGGAAATATCCAAGAATGACAGTTCCAGAGAAAAGACACTTAACTGTCTTCCacaatttgaaaatgaaaatgttcatgaatttcaaaaaaataaaacagatcaATTAGCAAGAACAGACCAGTCTGCAAGTACATCTGACAACTTTACTagcaacagcacagaaacattcACTCAGATAATATCTGATAAACgtgacagagaaaaacagcctAGCAATCTCAGTGATATTGCTAGAAATGTGTGTATGAAACAGTGTCTCTTCCCCAAAAGAATTTCACAAGACAATGAAGACCAGCTTGAAAAGACTGAACATACAGAAGAAACTAGTTCATCCTGTTTCTTTGAAGCCAAAGAAGACAGTGTTCTTGTTTGTCCAGTTTGtaattcagaacagaaaaccaCCAGTCTTGTGTCATTTAACAGACATATGGATGTCTGCTTAAATAAAGGCCTTATCCGGgagctgacagaaaaaaaagattttcctaCTAAGGCTTATAATATGGAAAACTCAAACAGAGTTG GAGGTTTAAGCAGAGGACAGCAATGCACAAATCCATCCCAAGGAACAAAAAG GTCTGGACTAACAACTTCACAGTCAGTATCAAAAAAGGCCAAGTTGAGCAATTCCAAACATAcaattgaaatgttttttaaatga
- the POLK gene encoding DNA polymerase kappa isoform X2, translating to MDNMKKVGNSSCNDGVLLRMGLNDNKAGMQGLDKEKINKIIMEATKGSRFYENELKKDEQVNQRIEKMMQLKEKITTQQLLKAQLQVDKLVIELEQSRNLSSTIVHIDMDAFYAAVEMRDNPELKEKPIAVGSMSMLSTSNYHARRFGVRAAMPGFIAKKLCPHLTIVPLNFEKYGKVSKEVREILTEYDPNFMPMGLDEAYLNITEHLEERLNWPEDKRRFFFNTEGNTEKDKGDVNMSAKFNEDGYSSSPVLFEDSTAPMDDHPEQRDQSVENLVVFGTSAEEAVKEIRFRIEQKTQLTASAGIAPNTMLAKMCSDRNKPNGQCRIAPERQAVLDFLKDLPIRKVPGIGKVTEKMLKALGIVTCSELYQQRALLSLLFSEASWRNFLDISLGLGSTHLEKTFSEINTAEDQYSLCRELCRDLAQELQKEGLKGKTVTLKLKNVNFEVKTRASTVLSSVSTEEEIFAVAKDLLGTEIDSVAPHPLRIRLMGVRVSGFLSEEEKKYQQKSITSFLKSGKEIGFPRLQPGKSNQEYFTKNSEASPRGSFFDKKRAARQLKSDSLSPNETVGKQLFHDGKTSANFVEDTKKVTDLQNSNVCKIFTCPVCFEQQSSNSLEELNRHIDECLNGTLVKDTVEISKNDSSREKTLNCLPQFENENVHEFQKNKTDQLARTDQSASTSDNFTSNSTETFTQIISDKRDREKQPSNLSDIARNVCMKQCLFPKRISQDNEDQLEKTEHTEETSSSCFFEAKEDSVLVCPVCNSEQKTTSLVSFNRHMDVCLNKGLIRELTEKKDFPTKAYNMENSNRVGGLSRGQQCTNPSQGTKRSGLTTSQSVSKKAKLSNSKHTIEMFFK from the exons ATGGACAACATGAAAAAAGTTGGTAACAGCTCTTGCAATGATGGAGTTCTGCTTAGAATGGGCCTCAATGATAACAAAGCTGGAATGCAAGGTTTGGATAAAGAGAAAATCAATAAAATCATCATGGAAGCTACCAAG GGTTCTAGATTTTACGAAAATGAACTTAAGAAAGATGAACAAGTTAACCAACGAATTGAAAAAATGATGCagctaaaagagaaaattacaaCACAACAGCTCTTGAAAGCACAGCTGCAG GTGGACAAACTTGTGATAGAACTGGAACAGAGCCGCAACCTTAGCAGTACGATTGTACACATTGACATGGATGCCTTCTATGCAGCCGTGGAAATGAGAGACAATccagagctgaaggaaaagccTATAGCAGTGGGATCAATGAGTATGTTG TCCACCTCAAATTACCACGCTAGGAGATTTGGTGTACGTGCAGCCATGCCTGGATTTATTGCTAAAAAGCTATGTCCACATCTAACTATAGTACcattaaactttgaaaaatatggCAAAGTCAGTAAAGAG GTTAGAGAAATACTGACTGAATATGATCCCAATTTTATGCCTATGGGCCTAGATGAAGCCTACCTGAACATAACAGAGCACTTGGAGGAAAGACTGAACTGGCCTGAAGATAAGAGAAGATTCTTTTTTAACACAGAAGGCAATACAGAAAAAG ATAAAGGTGATGTAAATATGTCTGCCAAATTTAATGAAGATGGATACTCCTCTTCACCAGTACTGTTTGAAGACAGCACAGCTCCGATGGATGACCACCCTGAACAAAGAGATCAATCAGTGGAAAATTTGGTTGTCTTTGGAACTTCTGCAGAGGAAGCTGTGAAAGAAATTCGCTTTAGAATTGAGCAGAAAACTCAACTGACTGCTAGTGCAG gaataGCGCCGAATACAATGTTAGCAAAAATGTGCAGTGATCGTAATAAACCTAATGGGCAATGCAGAATTGCTCCTGAGAGACAAGCAGTGCTAGACTTCCTAAAAGATTTGCCCATTAGAAAG GTGCCAGGTATAGGAAAAGTAACAGAGAAGATGTTAAAAGCTCTTGGAATTGTGACTTGCTCAGAACTCTACCAGCAGAGGgcactgctttctcttcttttttcagaagcatcttGGCGTAATTTCTTGGATATTTCCCTTGGTTTGGGTTCAACACATTTGGAAAA AACATTCAGTGaaataaacacagcagaagaCCAGTACAGCTTGTGTCGAGAACTCTGCAGAGACCTTGCTCAAGAGCTACAGAAAGAGGGACTTAAG ggTAAAACTGTTACCTTGAAGCTAAAGAATGTGAACTTTGAAGTAAAAACAAGAGCTTCAACTGTGCTGTCTTCCGTTTCTACTGAGGAGGAAATATTTGCTGTTGCTAAAGACTTGTTAGGAACAGAAATTGATAGTGTTGCTCCTCACCCTTTACGGATAAGACTTATgg GTGTACGAGTATCAGGATTTCTAagtgaagaagagaagaagtACCAACAAAAAAGCATTACAAGTTTCttaaaatcaggaaaagaaattggTTTTCCTAGGCTTCAGCCAGGGAAGTCCAACCAagaatatttcacaaaaaactCAGAAGCATCTCCCAGAGGGAGTTTTTTTGATAAAAAGCGAGCTGCAAGGCAACTAAAGAGTGACAGTCTTTCTCCAAATGAAACTGTAGGTAAGCAGCTCTTTCATGATGGGAAAACATCAGCAAATTTTGTGGAAGACACAAAGAAAGTCACAGACTTACAGAATTCTAATGTGTGTAAGATCTTCACCTGCCCTGTGTGCTTtgagcagcaaagcagcaataGTTTGGAAGAGCTTAATAGGCATATTGATGAGTGCCTCAATGGGACTCTTGTTAAAGATACGGTGGAAATATCCAAGAATGACAGTTCCAGAGAAAAGACACTTAACTGTCTTCCacaatttgaaaatgaaaatgttcatgaatttcaaaaaaataaaacagatcaATTAGCAAGAACAGACCAGTCTGCAAGTACATCTGACAACTTTACTagcaacagcacagaaacattcACTCAGATAATATCTGATAAACgtgacagagaaaaacagcctAGCAATCTCAGTGATATTGCTAGAAATGTGTGTATGAAACAGTGTCTCTTCCCCAAAAGAATTTCACAAGACAATGAAGACCAGCTTGAAAAGACTGAACATACAGAAGAAACTAGTTCATCCTGTTTCTTTGAAGCCAAAGAAGACAGTGTTCTTGTTTGTCCAGTTTGtaattcagaacagaaaaccaCCAGTCTTGTGTCATTTAACAGACATATGGATGTCTGCTTAAATAAAGGCCTTATCCGGgagctgacagaaaaaaaagattttcctaCTAAGGCTTATAATATGGAAAACTCAAACAGAGTTG GAGGTTTAAGCAGAGGACAGCAATGCACAAATCCATCCCAAGGAACAAAAAG GTCTGGACTAACAACTTCACAGTCAGTATCAAAAAAGGCCAAGTTGAGCAATTCCAAACATAcaattgaaatgttttttaaatga